The Desulfurobacteriaceae bacterium genome includes the window AAGCTTGTAAACCAATCTAACAAGTTCGTTAGAGTGAATAGTTCCTTGAAAGCTTGAAGCTACTTCGTCTGCCAATTTGTAAGCATCATCTACCGAAAGTCCTGCTTTTGTTAATGATCTTACAAGAACTCCCCGAGAAAAGGGATACTTTTCTCCAGAACTATCTATTACATAACGTTTCCTTTTTCGCTTCCCTTGCATTTCTTACTTTCCTGATTGCTTTTAAATGTTGATTATAACTTTTTGAGAATATGTGTCCTTTGCACTTTGCAACAAAATAAAGATAGGGAGTTTCCTTTGGATACATAGCTGCTTTTATTGAACTAAGAGAAGGGTTGCAGATAGGTGTTTTAGGAAGACCTTTTATGTAATAAGTGTTATAAGGAGAAGCGATATTGGTGTCCCCTTTATGGAGTTTATCTTTTTCTACTCCTTTCATTTTGTAAGCATAAAGAACTGTTGGATCGCACTGAAGTTTCATTTTTCTTTTTAATCTATTGTAAATAACGCTTGCAATTATTGGTTTTTCTTCTTCTAATGAGGTTTCCTTTTCAACTATCGAAGCAACGATGAGTATCTTCTCTTTGTTAATCTTTCCCAAAGCATCTTTTACAAGCTTTAGAGGCTCGTAGTTATCAAAGATGTTTTTTGTTTTCCTTTTAAAGTTTTCTACTGCTAGCTTTATTATTTCTTTACAGCTAGCGTCTTCATTTACATAATAGGTATCTGGAAAAATAAATCCTTCTAGGAAAGGAATTTTTAAGTTTTTTAGGAAAGCACTATCTCGTGAAAGTTTTAGAACTTCTCCTTTTTTACAAAAACCTTTCTGGCTCAAGAGTTTATCAATTGAAAATATGTCATCTCCTTCTTTAATTGTTATCTTGACAAGACAAGGAGAACCGGTAGAAAGTTCCTTTAAGATCTCTAAAGGGGAAAGCTCTCCTTCCAATTTATAACAACCAGCCTTAATCTCCGCGTTACTAAACTTTGTGTAAATATAAAGAGGAATTTCATTTTCTATAACCTTAGTTTCTTTTAATTTTTTTATAACAGATTTTACAGTTTCGTTTTTTTTAACTTTTAGTTCAAGATTTACTTTTTTCTTTTCTGTAAGTGAATGGTAAAAATAAAAGGTTGATAAACCACCTATAAAAACTGTTATTACAAGGAATAGGGAAAAGAACCTTGTCATTCCTTAAGTTTTCCCCAAACGTAAAGGAGTCTTTGAAATGCCGTTATATTTGAAAGGATAGCTAAAATAAAAAGTGTGTAGTGTAAAAGTCCAGAAACTAATCCAAATAAAATTAGGAAAAATCTTTCTGGTCTTTCAAGTATTCCTACTTTGCAGTCCAGTCCAAGCCCCTCAGCTCTTGCCCTTGCATAGCTTGTAGAAAATGAACCTACTATTGATAAAAGAGAAAAGAAGAATAAAACAAAGTCCTGTTTATAAAAACCTAGAACTGCTAGCCCCATTAGTGGGAAAAAATCTGCGTATCTATCAAGGAATGAATCTAAAAAAGCCCCAAACTTTGTTGTTTTTCCGTTTATTCTTGCTACTATACCGTCAAGCATATCGCAGAGACCAGAAAGAACGAAAAATAAAATACCTACATTT containing:
- the pgsA gene encoding archaetidylinositol phosphate synthase, with amino-acid sequence MVSSTRLKNKVQEVLEPLVKELKVSPNVITVLGFIFSLLSGVFIGIESLNVGILFFVLSGLCDMLDGIVARINGKTTKFGAFLDSFLDRYADFFPLMGLAVLGFYKQDFVLFFFSLLSIVGSFSTSYARARAEGLGLDCKVGILERPERFFLILFGLVSGLLHYTLFILAILSNITAFQRLLYVWGKLKE
- the mltG gene encoding endolytic transglycosylase MltG, with translation MTRFFSLFLVITVFIGGLSTFYFYHSLTEKKKVNLELKVKKNETVKSVIKKLKETKVIENEIPLYIYTKFSNAEIKAGCYKLEGELSPLEILKELSTGSPCLVKITIKEGDDIFSIDKLLSQKGFCKKGEVLKLSRDSAFLKNLKIPFLEGFIFPDTYYVNEDASCKEIIKLAVENFKRKTKNIFDNYEPLKLVKDALGKINKEKILIVASIVEKETSLEEEKPIIASVIYNRLKRKMKLQCDPTVLYAYKMKGVEKDKLHKGDTNIASPYNTYYIKGLPKTPICNPSLSSIKAAMYPKETPYLYFVAKCKGHIFSKSYNQHLKAIRKVRNAREAKKETLCNR